GTCGCGAAAGATTAATACAAGTGAAAATTAAACTTTCACCCATGGGATTTGCAGAATACTACCGGGCATTCCCAACGTATACCGATCTAAGCTCTCAAGAATACAAGAAGAGACTAGAGGATCTTGAACCCCTACTTCTTAAATATATGAAAAGGAAAGGGAAAGTTTTAGATTTAGCTTGTGGCGTTGGAGGATTCTCATTTCTCCTTGAAGATCATGGATTTGAGGTAATAGGTATTGACATAAGCGAGGACATGATAGCGAGAGCCAAAAGGTACGCCCAAGAGCGAGAGTCCAAAGTTGAATTCATCCTTGGGGATGCCAAAAACTTGCCCTTCAATGATAGGGAGTTTGACTATGTGATATTTATAGACAGCCTAGTCCACTTTACGCCCTTAGAGCTTAACCAAGTATTTAAGGAGGTAAGAAGGGTTCTCAGGCCCGGAGGAAAATTCATAATTCAGTTCACTGACTTGAGGGAACTCCTCCCAAGATTAAAGGAAAGCCTCGTAGTCGGACAAGAGTACTGGATAAGCAAGATAATCCCAGATCAAGAAGAAAAAACCGTTGTAATAGAATTCCAGAGCGAGAATGACTCCTTTAGGGTGAGGTTTAACGTTTGGGGCAAAACCGCGGTGGAGCTACTCGGCAAGCTGTACTTCAGGAAAGAAGCCCAAGAAAAGATAAATGATTACTCATACCTCATAGTCTATCAGCTCAAGTGATCTCTTGAATACATCAAGATGGTTACCAAAGGCCTCGTACATCTTAACCTTTGACGCCCTCTCAAGGAACTCCTCAAGGTTCTTCATCATGATCTCACTTACAGGCATGTTTAACGGCTGAGGCTCGTAGTAGTCCACTCCCTTTATTAAAGCGGTTGAAAAGTACCAAAGGCTCTTCTTGACCTTTCTTCC
This is a stretch of genomic DNA from Pyrococcus kukulkanii. It encodes these proteins:
- a CDS encoding class I SAM-dependent methyltransferase; amino-acid sequence: MGFAEYYRAFPTYTDLSSQEYKKRLEDLEPLLLKYMKRKGKVLDLACGVGGFSFLLEDHGFEVIGIDISEDMIARAKRYAQERESKVEFILGDAKNLPFNDREFDYVIFIDSLVHFTPLELNQVFKEVRRVLRPGGKFIIQFTDLRELLPRLKESLVVGQEYWISKIIPDQEEKTVVIEFQSENDSFRVRFNVWGKTAVELLGKLYFRKEAQEKINDYSYLIVYQLK